The Chanos chanos chromosome 6, fChaCha1.1, whole genome shotgun sequence genome includes a region encoding these proteins:
- the clptm1 gene encoding putative lipid scramblase CLPTM1: MAAPETEPTQQTTVSNGEVSSNGAAAAGQVAQTGGTAQDPQQQQQQQQQQQQPNAWQVIKGVLFRIFIIWAISSWFRRGPSTPDPNTPAGAPRVPSRNLFPKDTLMDLYVYVSQDEIFSDFNNTEALFWFQRDLVYGDWTTGETGDGCYQHYQELDIPERVQQNGSLYIHVYFTKSGFHPDPKRKGQHRRLATVHATRMLNKFKRRKFLKTKNLLTGETEADPEMIKRAESHGPVEIISHWHPNLTINMVDDQTAWVKGSVPPPLDQYVKFDAVSGDYYPIVYFNDYWNLQKDYYPINETLTKLPLRLTYCPLSLWRWQLYAAQNARSPWNFLGEDTYEQSDEDQDSVKVALLETNPYLLGLTIVVSIVHSIFEFLAFKNDIQFWNSRQSLEGLSVRSIIFGVFQSLVVLLYILDNETNFVVQVSVFIGLLIDFWKITKVMDVRLDRENKIAGVFPRLIFKDKSTYVESSTKIYDDMAFKYLSWLLYPLFGCYAVYSLLYVEHKGWYSWVLSMLYGFLLTFGFITMTPQLFINYKMKSVAHLPWRMLTYKALNTFIDDLFAFVIRMPMMYRIGCLRDDVVFFIYLYQRWIYRVDPNRVNEFGTSGVDHTKDSSAQATVGDGAAAITDKPEGEKKND, encoded by the exons ATGGCGGCACCAGAGACCGAACCAACACAGCAGACAACCGTAAGCAACGGCGAG GTGAGCAGTAATGGAGCAGCTGCTGCTGGTCAGGTTGCACAGACAGGTGGGACTGCCCAGgacccccaacaacaacaacaacaacaacaacaacagcagcagcccAATGCCTGGCAAGTCATAAAGGGTGTTCTTTTCAG GATCTTCATCATTTGGGCCATTAGCAGCTGGTTTCGCAGAGGCCCTTCCACGCCAGACCCCAACACACCGGCTGGTGCCCCTCGAGTTCCCAGTCGCAACCTTTTCCCCAAGGACACCCTCATG GAcctctatgtatatgtctctcAGGATGAGATATTTTCTGACTTTAACAACACAGAAGCACTGTTCTGGTTCCAGAGGGACCTAGTCTATGGAGACTGGACCACAGGAGAAACAGGGGATGGCTGTTATCAGCACTACCAAGAGCTGGACATCCCTGAG AGGGTACAACAGAATGGTTCTTTATACATCCACGTATATTTCACCAAGAGTGGCTTCCACCCAGATCCTAAACGCAAGGGCCAGCATCGCAGACTGGCTACAGTTCATGCCACTCGAA TGCTGAACAAGTTTAAGCGGAGAAAGTTCCTCAAGACCAAGAACCTGTTGACAGGTGAAACAGAGGCAGATCCTGAAATGATTAAG CGGGCGGAGAGTCACGGTCCTGTGGAGATCATATCTCACTGGCATCCCAACCTCACCATTAACATGGTAGATGACCAAACAGCCTGGGTCAAAGGCTCAGTGCCCCCACCTCTTGACCAGT ATGTGAAGTTTGATGCAGTGAGTGGAGACTACTACCCCATAGTTTACTTCAATGACTACTGGAACCTCCAGAAAGACTACTATCCCATTAACGAGACCCTGACCAAGCTGCCTCTGCGGCTTACctactgtcccctctccctctggCGCTGGCAGCTATATGCTGCCCAGAACGCCCGCTCTCCCTGGAACTTCCTTGGAGAGGACACCTATGAACAGTCTGACGAGGACCAAGACTCAGTGAAG GTGGCTCTCCTAGAGACAAATCCCTACCTCCTGGGCCTGACCATTGTTGTGTCTATTGTCCACAGCATTTTTGAGTTCCTGGCCTTTAAAAATG ATATCCAGTTCTGGAACAGCCGTCAGTCTCTGGAGGGGCTTTCGGTTCGCTCCATCATATTCGGCGTGTTCCAGTCGCTGGTGGTGCTGCTCTACATCCTAGATAACGAAACCAACTTTGTGGTGCAGGTCAGCGTGTTCATTGGGCTTCTCATTGACTTCTGGAAGATCACCAAAGTCATGGACGTCAGG ttggacagagagaacaaaattgCAGGAGTATTCCCAAGATTGATATTCAAAGACAAGTCCACATATGTTGAGTCCTCCACCAAAATCTATGATGAc ATGGCCTTCAAGTACCTGTCATGGTTGTTGTACCCACTCTTTGGGTGCTATGCTGTTTACAGCTTATTATATGTGGAGCACAAAGGCTGGTACTCATGGGTACTGAGCATGCTCTATGgatttttgttaacatttg GTTTTATTACCATGACACCACAACTCTTCAttaattacaaaatgaaatcaGTGGCTCATCTTCCGTGGAGGATGCTGACGTACAAAGCCCTCAACACTTTCATCGATGACCTATTTGCTTTTGTCATCAGGATGCCTATGATGTATAGAATAGGCTGCCTCAGAGATG ATGTAGTGTTCTTCATCTACCTGTACCAACGCTGGATCTACAGAGTAGATCCCAACCGTGTCAATGAGTTTGGCACCAGTGGAGTGGACCATACCAAGGACAGCTCAGCACAGGCGACAGTGGGAGACGGAGCTGCTGCCATCACAGATAAACCagagggggagaagaaaaatgattaa
- the relb gene encoding transcription factor RelB — MASLHPSRGGKGTTSRRGRGSTISRGPRTELMSTGTEMLEQFLAKPQLVVVEQPKERGMRFRYECEGRSAGSILGASSTEVNKTLPAIELQGPTEGITRVSVTVSLVTKDLPYRPHPHCLVGKDCTDGICVIHFNPQSSRRHVFSNLGIQCIRRKEVEASLQKRREINIDPFSTGNTKGAEDLDLNTVRLCFQCELQREDGERVHLAPVLSNPIYDKKATTTSELKINRLNVVRGPCTGKTEIYMLCDKVQKDDIEIIFSLGKWQAKAEFAQTDVHRQIAIVFKSPPFEEQDITEEKEVDVFLRRLSDRMESEPVKFTYLPYNSDPYEVNRKRKIKKDVVFTDRCSVTAPGMVAQPGTSQQFDQFPLPQPLPSADPIIIPPQEDQAPYPCEDNFQEDYCPSLSPEDMNTILSSISYVLEQNPNSDFSNALGQLIAETDSNSNFAVEGTDAQNFNHMGVNTAPMNFTFYNDVQFNNMVTNQSLHAELDGSGFQPQELETLSLTQVKTESENDHI, encoded by the exons ATGGCCTCGCTCCATCCTTCACGGGGTGGTAAAGGGACCACGTCTCGACGTGGACGAGGATCTACAATATCGCGAGGTCCTAGGACAGAACTGATGAGTACGGGTACAGAGATGCTTGAGCAATTTCTGGCTAAACCTCagctggtggtggtggaacaACCTAAGGAACGTGGTATGAGGTTTCGCTATGAGTGTGAAGGCCGGTCGGCTGGGAGCATCCTTGGAGCCTCCAGCACTGAAGTCAACAAAACCCTGCCAGCCATTGAG CTCCAAGGGCCTACTGAAGGGATTACAAGGGTGAGCGTCACAGTCTCGTTGGTGACCAAGGACCTCCCTTATCGACCACACCCTCACTGCCTCGTAGGGAAGGACTGTACTGATGGGATCTGTGTCATACATTTCAACCCTCAGTCCAGTCGCCGGCATGT TTTTTCAAATTTAGGTATCCAGTGTATAAGAAGGAAAGAGGTTGAAGCTTCATTACAAAAGAGGAGGGAGATAAACATTGATCCATTTAGCA CTGGCAACACTAAGGGCGCTGAAGATTTGGACCTGAATACCGTTCGCCTGTGCTTCCAGTgtgagttacagagagaggatggggaaAGGGTCCATCTAGCACCTGTGCTCTCCAATCCCATCTATGACAAAA AGGCTACAACGACATCAGAGTTGAAAATTAATCGACTGAATGTTGTTAGGGGACCCTGCACTGGAAAGACTGAAATCTACATGCTCTGTGACAAAGTACAAAAAG ATGACATAGAGATAATCTTCAGTTTGGGAAAGTGGCAGGCCAAAGCGGAGTTTGCCCAGACCGACGTACACAGGCAGATTGCCATTGTCTTCAAGTCTCCGCCCTTTGAGGAGCAAGACATCACCGAAGAGAAAGAGGTTGATGTATTTCTGCGCCGTCTGTCTGACCGCATGGAAAGCGAACCAGTCAAGTTCACCTATCTGCCCTACAATTCAG ATCCATATGAAGTAAACCGCAAGAGGAAAATCAAAAAGGATGTTGTGTTTACGGACAGGTGCAGTGTCACAG CACCTGGCATGGTGGCTCAGCCCGGAACTTCACAGCAGTTTGATCAGTTTCCCTTACCCCAGCCGTTGCCCAGTGCCGATCCCATAATTATTCCTCCTCAGGAAGATCAAGCACCTTACCCTTGTGAAGACAACTTCCAAGAGGACTACTGTCCAAGCCTCAGCCCTGAAGATATGAACACCATTTTATCAAGCATATCTTACGTTCTCGAGCAAAATCCAAACTCAGACTTCAGCAACGCACTCGGACAGCTGATTGCAGAAACGGATTCCAACTCAAACTTTGCAGTTGAGGGTACAGATGCACAGAATTTTAACCATATGGGGGTAAACACTGCGCCGATGAACTTTACCTTCTACAACGACGTCCAGTTCAACAATATGGTGACTAATCAATCCCTCCACGCAGAGCTGGATGGATCGGGTTTCCAACCCCAAGAGCTGGAGACCCTCTCTTTAACCCAGGTAAAGACTGAGAGTGAGAACGACCACATCTGA
- the mrpl28 gene encoding large ribosomal subunit protein bL28m, protein MPLLKYSPRLWDALKLKQGIYARLPQHYLRSLEQTSLATPVHWKPLGVKYRANPKTGLRERVEDVPIPIYYPPESQTGLWGGEGWICGYRYANNDKLSTRLKKTWKPQLFKRELYSEILDQKFKITVTARALDLIDAAYGFDFYILKTPMQDLNSKLGMDLKRAMLLRLARKDTELYPEDPKQREKIYNKYKQFEIPAEEAEWVGLSLEEAVEKQRLLEHKEPEPLFKKCVEDLVKELAIQKLSQPQIVEKE, encoded by the exons ATGCCGTTACTCAAGTATTCACCACGGCTATGGGATGCACTGAAACTAAAGCAGGGCATCTACGCTCGTCTGCCCCAACATTACCTCCGCTCCCTGGAGCAAACAAGCCTGGCCACGCCAGTGCATTGGAAACCACTAGGGGTCAAATACAGGGCTAACCCCAAAACAGGCCTACGTGAAAGGGTGGAGGATGTGCCCATTCCTATCTATTACCCTCCAGAGTCTCAGACAGGACTCTGGGGTGGCGAAGGTTGGATATGTGGGTACAGATACGCTAACAATGACAAG CTCTCAACAAGGCTGAAGAAGACCTGGAAGCCTCAGTTATTTAAGAGGGAGCTGTACAGTGAAATTCTGGACCAAAAGTTCAAAATCACCGTCACGGCTCGTGCCCTGGACCTTATTGATGCTGCCTATGGTTTTGACTTCTATATTCTTAAG ACCCCAATGCAGGATTTGAACTCAAAGCTTGGCATGGACCTGAAGCGTGCTATGCTGCTAAGACTTGCACGGAAAGACACGGAGCTCTACCCTGAGGATCCCAAACAAAGGGAAAAGATCTACAATAAGTATAAG CAGTTTGAGATTCCTGCTGAAGAAGCAGAGTGGGTTGGGTTGAGTCTGGAAGAGGCTGTGGAGAAGCAGAGACTCTTGGAGCACAAG GAACCAGAGCCCCTGTTTAAGAAGTGTGTGGAGGATCTGGTTAAGGAGCTTGCCATTCAAAAACTTTCACAACCCCAGATTgtagagaaagaatga